The following proteins are co-located in the Sulfurospirillum deleyianum DSM 6946 genome:
- a CDS encoding YdcH family protein, which produces MLHEYRDIISKLKVDNAHFAKIFEKHNELDQKITDVDEGREHMSDLDLDALKKEKLKLKDEAYAIIVAYKKENNL; this is translated from the coding sequence ATGTTACACGAATACAGAGATATTATCTCAAAACTTAAAGTTGACAACGCTCACTTTGCTAAAATTTTTGAAAAACACAATGAACTTGACCAAAAAATTACGGATGTTGATGAGGGTAGAGAGCATATGAGTGATTTAGATCTTGATGCGTTAAAAAAAGAAAAACTTAAACTTAAAGATGAAGCGTATGCGATCATTGTTGCATACAAAAAAGAAAACAACCTCTAA
- a CDS encoding bifunctional folylpolyglutamate synthase/dihydrofolate synthase produces the protein MTSLETFLATKPLYYDVIDYERMPNAYASIRSYFSKLPKIIHLVGTNGKGTTGRFLATLLRAQGLHVGHYTSPHILKFNERIWMDGRDVEEDVLEKAHETLLTWLSPAMAEALSYFEYTTLLAMVIFSTNCEYVILEAGLGGEYDATNVFPKILSIITPIGLDHQAFLGETIEAIAHTKINSVCNDMVVAKQYANEVNAIAQKRSEACKYPVFYVEKIWDETGFTPVEKLVSSPLPFFLKENFKTAYCALKVLGYDITQDVWVEDILQGRCQKVLPNVTLDVGHNAMAAQALAQTFDGKKVHLVYNSYKDKDFKAILIILKPIIETLLVIEIQSPRAAFGEDIYAAALALGIEAQPFNGIETDKEYLVFGSFSVVEAFLKGVK, from the coding sequence ATGACCTCTTTAGAAACGTTTTTAGCCACTAAACCGCTCTATTATGATGTGATTGATTATGAGAGAATGCCAAACGCTTATGCGAGTATTCGCTCGTATTTTTCAAAACTTCCTAAAATTATTCATCTTGTAGGTACCAATGGGAAAGGCACTACGGGACGTTTTTTAGCGACCTTATTGCGTGCTCAAGGTTTACATGTAGGGCATTATACCTCTCCGCATATTTTAAAGTTTAATGAACGCATTTGGATGGATGGAAGGGATGTTGAAGAAGATGTGCTTGAAAAGGCGCACGAGACGCTTTTAACATGGCTATCTCCCGCGATGGCAGAGGCACTTTCTTATTTTGAATATACAACGCTTCTTGCTATGGTTATTTTCTCCACGAATTGTGAGTATGTGATTTTAGAAGCTGGGCTGGGTGGAGAGTATGATGCGACCAATGTCTTTCCAAAAATACTCTCTATTATTACACCGATTGGATTAGACCATCAGGCTTTCTTGGGTGAGACGATTGAAGCGATTGCGCACACTAAAATTAACAGTGTTTGCAATGATATGGTAGTGGCAAAGCAGTATGCTAACGAGGTGAATGCCATTGCTCAGAAGCGAAGTGAAGCGTGTAAATATCCTGTTTTTTATGTAGAAAAAATATGGGATGAAACAGGCTTTACCCCCGTAGAAAAACTCGTTTCATCACCTTTACCTTTCTTTTTGAAAGAGAATTTTAAAACTGCGTACTGTGCATTAAAAGTACTAGGGTATGATATAACTCAAGATGTCTGGGTTGAAGATATTTTGCAAGGACGTTGCCAAAAAGTTCTGCCCAATGTGACACTGGATGTGGGGCATAATGCCATGGCGGCACAGGCTTTGGCGCAAACGTTTGACGGGAAAAAGGTTCATTTGGTCTATAACAGCTATAAAGATAAAGATTTTAAAGCTATTTTAATCATTTTAAAACCCATCATAGAAACGCTTTTGGTGATTGAGATTCAAAGCCCTCGTGCGGCGTTTGGGGAAGATATTTATGCCGCTGCATTGGCACTTGGCATAGAAGCACAACCTTTTAATGGAATTGAAACAGATAAAGAGTATCTGGTTTTTGGTTCTTTTTCGGTGGTTGAAGCCTTTTTAAAAGGAGTGAAGTGA
- a CDS encoding TIGR00282 family metallophosphoesterase has protein sequence MRIGFIGDIVGKPGRGMLETHLRKLRKEYEIDCVIANGENASHGFGLGSLHAKELLSYGVDVLTGGNHSWDKKEIIPFLDVMPILRPLNYPEGVPGSGVRVLHVKDEKVAVLNVMGHYGMPMVENPFLRAQKAVNALQEEGIKSIIMDFHAEVTSEKYAMLHLLKGRVSAILGTHTHVGTDDLQVVEGTCYVSDVGLSGARDGVIGMDKEAPLKRFLTGLPASLDIPKKCKKIVQMIVMDIEEGKCVHAFKLKLFDDKAMVRLEADYE, from the coding sequence GTGAGAATAGGGTTTATCGGTGATATTGTGGGAAAACCTGGTCGAGGGATGCTTGAGACGCATTTGCGAAAATTGCGTAAAGAGTATGAAATTGATTGTGTGATTGCCAATGGTGAAAATGCCAGTCATGGATTTGGGTTGGGCTCTTTACATGCAAAAGAGCTTCTTTCCTATGGAGTAGATGTTTTAACAGGGGGCAATCATTCGTGGGATAAAAAAGAGATTATTCCTTTTTTAGATGTGATGCCCATCTTAAGACCGCTCAATTACCCCGAGGGAGTGCCTGGAAGTGGGGTGCGTGTTTTACATGTAAAGGATGAAAAAGTAGCCGTGCTTAATGTCATGGGACATTATGGAATGCCCATGGTGGAAAATCCTTTTTTACGGGCACAAAAAGCTGTCAATGCCCTCCAAGAAGAGGGTATTAAGAGTATTATTATGGATTTTCATGCGGAAGTTACCTCTGAAAAATATGCGATGCTTCATCTTTTAAAGGGAAGGGTGAGTGCGATTTTAGGAACCCACACCCATGTGGGAACGGATGATTTACAGGTCGTTGAAGGCACATGTTATGTGAGTGATGTAGGTTTAAGTGGCGCTCGCGATGGTGTGATTGGTATGGATAAAGAAGCGCCATTGAAACGTTTTTTAACAGGGCTTCCCGCCTCTTTGGATATTCCCAAAAAATGTAAAAAAATAGTGCAGATGATTGTGATGGATATTGAAGAAGGAAAATGTGTCCATGCTTTTAAACTCAAACTTTTTGATGACAAAGCGATGGTACGCCTAGAAGCTGACTATGAATAG
- the lptE gene encoding LPS assembly lipoprotein LptE, translating to MKQLFLGLLIAFFMVGCGYKPSSYYAKRALGEKIYADVTISRQDPRNSVIIKDAVNEAVVNRFSAKLVSKEEADSTLHVKIQSISFSPLIYDIYGYVIAYKTTVTLVIEYENAAKKVEKLTVSGEYDFSIESNSVISDSNRFEAIRAAASDSLDEFVSKIAIKGLRNGNNH from the coding sequence ATGAAACAACTTTTTCTTGGACTCTTGATTGCTTTTTTTATGGTTGGATGTGGGTATAAACCCTCTTCTTATTATGCAAAAAGAGCACTTGGGGAGAAAATTTATGCAGACGTAACGATCTCTAGGCAAGATCCAAGAAACAGTGTAATCATTAAAGATGCTGTCAATGAAGCAGTCGTTAATCGTTTTAGTGCAAAGTTAGTGAGTAAAGAAGAGGCGGATAGTACGTTACATGTAAAGATTCAATCGATCTCTTTTTCTCCTTTAATTTATGATATTTATGGATATGTTATTGCCTATAAAACAACCGTGACGCTTGTGATTGAGTATGAAAATGCTGCGAAAAAAGTCGAAAAATTAACGGTTTCAGGAGAGTATGACTTCTCCATCGAATCCAATAGTGTTATCTCTGATTCGAATCGCTTCGAGGCAATTCGAGCAGCGGCATCAGATTCTTTAGATGAGTTTGTTTCTAAAATTGCAATTAAAGGGTTGCGCAATGGCAACAACCATTAA
- a CDS encoding 3-methyladenine DNA glycosylase, whose translation MNSSFELLCALKAQGYLKGMRDSLWWPRSGTFWVILGAILTQQTKWEKVEESLLNLENLGVKSLETFQELDLETVANAIKPSGFYNTKAKNLYYLTKAILRDFGSFDRFYESVSRKWLLAQKGIGEESADSILCYACHRDIMVMDAYTARLLNGFGYSFESYQELQSWMEEGVESHKRAIEKLYEKEMPLHEIYARFHGKIVEFCKEKSRGKVVDVVCLGL comes from the coding sequence ATGAATAGCAGTTTTGAATTATTATGTGCTCTTAAGGCACAAGGGTATTTAAAAGGGATGCGTGATTCTTTATGGTGGCCTCGTTCTGGAACATTTTGGGTTATCTTAGGCGCAATTCTAACGCAGCAAACAAAATGGGAAAAGGTAGAAGAGAGTCTTTTAAATCTTGAAAACCTAGGGGTAAAAAGCCTTGAAACATTCCAAGAATTAGACCTTGAAACCGTCGCGAATGCGATTAAGCCTAGTGGTTTTTACAACACCAAAGCTAAAAATCTCTATTATCTTACAAAAGCTATTTTAAGGGATTTTGGCTCATTTGATAGATTTTATGAGAGTGTGAGTAGAAAGTGGTTATTGGCACAAAAAGGTATTGGTGAGGAGAGTGCGGATTCCATTTTGTGTTATGCGTGTCATCGAGATATTATGGTAATGGATGCTTACACCGCAAGACTTTTAAATGGCTTTGGTTATAGCTTTGAATCGTACCAAGAGCTTCAATCGTGGATGGAAGAAGGCGTTGAAAGTCATAAGCGTGCTATTGAAAAGCTTTATGAAAAAGAGATGCCTTTACATGAAATTTACGCACGGTTTCATGGAAAAATTGTGGAGTTTTGTAAAGAAAAGAGCCGTGGAAAAGTAGTTGATGTGGTATGTTTGGGTCTTTAA
- the argJ gene encoding bifunctional glutamate N-acetyltransferase/amino-acid acetyltransferase ArgJ: MFTLLPLQNGLDNVTGFFHQGVCAGFKPNGKNDVAFIRSNKPCDVSAVFTSNVFQAAPIKHFLRYPKGFQTNFILMNAKNANAMTGAKGIEDIDTLFGKLKEKFPTLHNPIMSSTGVIGYRLNVEKLSTAFELFDFNAKDSHATASAIMTTDSFKKELCFKVILEDGSFFHIAAICKGAGMINPAMATMLCFILTDANIPKTDMDALLLPAIQESFNAVSVDGDTSTNDTVLLLSSKKSGVYDKEAFNEALRLITKELSLMLVRDGEGATKVVAFEVSGAKSLEEAERAAKALSNSLLVKTALFGEDPNWGRIASTIGASGITCNEESLVIHYDDVLIYSHEQRSLDAETEKKAAAVMKKESFRIHCELGVGAYSFTAYGCDLGHKYVEINADYRT, translated from the coding sequence ATGTTCACACTTTTACCGCTTCAAAATGGTTTAGATAATGTTACTGGTTTTTTTCATCAAGGCGTTTGCGCTGGTTTTAAACCCAACGGAAAAAATGATGTGGCATTTATTCGCTCAAACAAGCCATGCGATGTTTCTGCCGTTTTTACTAGCAATGTCTTTCAAGCAGCACCCATTAAACACTTTTTACGTTATCCCAAAGGGTTTCAAACCAATTTTATTTTAATGAACGCTAAAAATGCTAATGCGATGACCGGTGCAAAAGGGATTGAAGATATTGATACCCTTTTTGGCAAACTCAAAGAAAAGTTTCCAACACTGCACAATCCTATTATGAGTTCAACAGGTGTCATTGGATACCGTTTGAATGTTGAAAAACTCTCAACCGCTTTTGAGCTTTTTGATTTTAACGCTAAAGATTCTCATGCGACAGCCTCAGCCATTATGACCACCGATAGTTTTAAAAAAGAGCTCTGTTTTAAAGTGATTCTTGAAGATGGAAGCTTTTTTCATATCGCAGCCATCTGTAAAGGTGCTGGGATGATAAACCCTGCTATGGCAACCATGCTCTGTTTTATTCTTACCGATGCGAATATCCCAAAAACTGACATGGACGCCCTTCTCCTTCCTGCCATTCAAGAATCTTTTAACGCTGTTAGTGTCGATGGAGATACCTCAACCAACGATACTGTCCTTCTTTTAAGCTCCAAAAAGAGTGGTGTTTATGACAAGGAAGCTTTCAATGAAGCACTTCGTCTTATCACCAAAGAGTTAAGCCTTATGCTGGTTCGTGATGGTGAAGGTGCTACTAAAGTGGTCGCTTTTGAAGTCAGTGGAGCTAAAAGCCTTGAAGAAGCAGAACGAGCGGCTAAAGCGCTGAGTAATTCACTCTTAGTAAAAACCGCCCTTTTTGGAGAAGATCCAAACTGGGGACGCATCGCTTCAACCATTGGGGCAAGTGGCATTACATGTAATGAAGAGAGCCTTGTCATTCACTACGATGATGTTTTAATTTACTCTCATGAGCAACGCTCTTTGGATGCAGAAACAGAGAAAAAAGCAGCTGCAGTCATGAAAAAAGAGTCGTTTCGTATTCATTGTGAATTGGGTGTAGGGGCATATTCCTTTACCGCTTATGGCTGTGACTTAGGACATAAATACGTTGAAATTAATGCGGATTATCGTACTTAG
- a CDS encoding GGDEF domain-containing protein produces the protein MATTINEIIKEALERVKAEHLNLTPDNYAAVFCKVAKQKGVIVEDCQKVDKYTKKLESSVIADMKRFNIASLDELLSFLVARVNRVNEGDAIKMINALNLLSKRLLQAITLLHDAKATSLANASLERIDFHQNIQSIELVKDKWFDFISNYNDHYLKKLDLYGHVNKDDLEMMVRDIVKLLDKDTSGELYKALVPLIIASLVPSIASGMNDELANISAELRQSPDALGTPALQKEIRSLIGKRIELDKAEVQKKVSVLDKVLDEINKRIAELIQSSQVSHEQVKGIRADLQNINFSHDSFETVHAKLLHIASSLESETKTLHDKMLSNQETITKLQNRVNKLESALVAAKQEVKIDFLTHVATKRALSAELGRVEEAFMRYKIDYTLCFIDIDYFKRVNDTFGHEAGDVILSTVGKILRKYVRQVDFAGRYGGEEFLVVLPSTDLVHAIHFADKIRSIVEQFKFLYKNERISVTVSCGVAQRSQYTSKEETLSAADAFLYKAKEAGRNQVMPVL, from the coding sequence ATGGCAACAACCATTAATGAAATTATCAAAGAAGCTTTAGAAAGAGTCAAAGCTGAACACCTTAATTTAACCCCTGACAATTATGCTGCTGTTTTTTGTAAAGTGGCAAAGCAAAAAGGGGTAATTGTTGAAGATTGTCAAAAAGTTGACAAATATACTAAAAAATTAGAATCAAGTGTGATAGCAGATATGAAACGGTTTAATATCGCTTCCCTTGATGAGTTGCTCTCTTTTTTAGTCGCACGAGTCAATCGTGTGAATGAAGGTGACGCAATTAAAATGATCAATGCGCTGAATCTTTTGTCCAAGCGTTTATTGCAAGCCATTACGCTCCTGCACGACGCTAAAGCAACCAGCCTTGCTAATGCCTCTTTGGAGCGGATTGATTTTCATCAAAATATTCAGTCTATTGAATTGGTGAAAGATAAATGGTTTGACTTTATCTCTAACTATAATGATCATTATCTGAAGAAACTAGACCTTTATGGGCATGTGAATAAAGATGATTTGGAAATGATGGTGAGGGATATTGTCAAACTCTTAGACAAAGATACGAGCGGTGAGCTTTATAAGGCGCTTGTGCCTTTGATTATCGCTTCTCTTGTCCCCTCTATTGCTTCAGGTATGAATGATGAGTTGGCAAATATTAGCGCAGAATTACGTCAGTCTCCTGATGCCTTAGGTACACCTGCTCTTCAAAAAGAGATTCGTTCTTTGATTGGCAAGCGTATTGAACTCGATAAAGCAGAAGTCCAAAAAAAGGTCTCTGTACTCGATAAAGTCTTAGATGAGATTAATAAACGTATTGCTGAGTTGATTCAAAGCAGCCAAGTCAGTCATGAACAGGTCAAAGGAATCAGAGCTGATTTACAAAACATCAATTTTTCACACGATAGTTTTGAAACGGTGCATGCAAAACTTTTACATATCGCCTCTTCTTTAGAGAGCGAAACAAAAACCTTACACGATAAAATGCTCAGCAATCAAGAAACCATTACAAAATTACAAAATCGTGTGAATAAACTCGAATCTGCTTTAGTGGCAGCAAAACAAGAGGTGAAAATTGACTTTTTAACGCATGTTGCGACTAAACGAGCTTTAAGTGCAGAATTAGGGCGTGTTGAAGAGGCATTTATGCGTTACAAGATTGATTATACGCTCTGTTTTATTGATATTGACTATTTTAAAAGAGTGAATGATACCTTTGGACATGAAGCAGGCGATGTCATTCTCTCAACTGTGGGAAAAATTTTGCGCAAATACGTACGTCAGGTTGATTTTGCGGGACGCTATGGTGGAGAGGAGTTTTTAGTCGTGCTTCCTAGTACCGATTTGGTGCATGCGATTCATTTTGCCGATAAAATTCGCTCTATTGTTGAACAATTTAAGTTTCTCTATAAAAATGAGCGTATTAGTGTAACGGTGAGTTGCGGTGTAGCACAGCGTTCGCAATACACCTCTAAAGAAGAGACACTTAGTGCAGCGGATGCGTTTTTGTATAAAGCCAAAGAGGCTGGACGAAATCAAGTGATGCCTGTGTTATGA
- a CDS encoding bactofilin family protein: protein MGIFNKADQCTIPASETTIIASGAKVEGVFNCQTRLHVDGEIVGKVLSDSIVTIGKQGRISGEIHASRLIVNGLFEGNADCENVEVLEGGKFLGKVFSKELVIEAKAIFEGESKIKSDAPHVITYEEPRD from the coding sequence ATGGGAATCTTTAATAAAGCTGATCAATGCACAATCCCCGCTTCTGAAACCACTATCATAGCCAGTGGAGCTAAAGTAGAGGGTGTGTTTAATTGTCAAACCCGTTTACATGTCGATGGTGAGATTGTGGGTAAAGTGCTCTCTGATAGCATTGTTACCATTGGAAAACAAGGACGTATATCAGGAGAGATTCATGCCAGTCGTTTGATTGTGAATGGGCTCTTTGAGGGGAATGCGGATTGTGAAAATGTCGAAGTTTTAGAGGGTGGAAAATTTTTAGGTAAGGTTTTCTCTAAAGAACTTGTCATTGAAGCAAAAGCTATTTTTGAGGGTGAAAGCAAAATCAAAAGTGACGCACCTCATGTTATCACGTATGAAGAGCCGAGGGATTAA
- a CDS encoding peptidoglycan DD-metalloendopeptidase family protein: protein MKDRFTVTISDVHGSRHFLLHQLIKKFLLYFTLFVALVILVGSFVILFLTKELSHLETKKEEAVKERNLLIAQNEELQAKVSEKAQEYETIRDKIGSMEELIGLRVNEEESLDVRLEELDLNILQQKTFFDNIPSGEVIAHNGISSKFGWRENPILKRKEFHTGLDFRASIGTPILAPADGVVKFIKYHQNSGYGNIVSLSHNYGFESYYAHLQNKAVVKEGQFVKKGDVIAYSGNTGLSTGPHLHYEIKFIGRTLDPAPFVQWSGANFMEIFTKEKRVTWESLIKLINAQSPLLKPLS, encoded by the coding sequence GTGAAAGATAGATTTACCGTAACCATCTCAGACGTGCATGGTTCACGTCATTTCTTATTGCATCAGCTGATTAAAAAATTTCTTTTATATTTTACCCTTTTTGTGGCACTTGTTATTTTAGTCGGTAGTTTTGTAATTTTATTTTTAACCAAAGAGTTATCGCATTTAGAGACAAAAAAAGAAGAAGCCGTCAAAGAACGCAATCTTTTGATTGCTCAAAATGAAGAATTACAAGCGAAGGTTTCAGAAAAAGCGCAAGAGTATGAAACGATTCGTGATAAGATTGGTTCTATGGAAGAGCTCATTGGATTGCGGGTCAATGAAGAGGAGTCTTTAGACGTTCGCCTAGAAGAGTTGGATTTGAATATTCTTCAGCAAAAAACATTTTTCGATAATATCCCAAGTGGTGAAGTAATCGCCCACAATGGCATCTCTTCAAAATTTGGTTGGAGAGAAAATCCTATTTTAAAACGAAAAGAGTTTCACACAGGACTTGATTTTAGAGCGTCTATTGGAACGCCTATTTTAGCTCCTGCTGATGGGGTTGTTAAATTTATCAAGTATCATCAAAACAGTGGGTATGGCAATATCGTTTCTCTCAGTCATAATTATGGATTTGAGAGTTATTATGCTCATCTACAGAATAAAGCGGTTGTGAAAGAGGGGCAGTTTGTTAAAAAGGGTGATGTGATTGCTTACTCTGGAAACACAGGACTCTCCACGGGTCCTCATTTGCATTATGAGATAAAGTTTATTGGTCGTACGTTAGATCCAGCACCCTTTGTTCAATGGAGTGGTGCGAATTTTATGGAAATCTTTACAAAGGAGAAGAGAGTCACATGGGAATCTTTAATAAAGCTGATCAATGCACAATCCCCGCTTCTGAAACCACTATCATAG
- the mfd gene encoding transcription-repair coupling factor, whose translation MLQAAFYEFLQTKNECELLGVKGDKEAFLASEVALYCGKKSYVLPDLRANYGDDLLSFHEEMVELLRVLYAFYHDASSKKILISPLRTLLTPLPKVELFSTLTLAFGMRLHLERFREQMFYWGYLAVDVVQGKGEISIRGDIIDIFPPNSDYALRISLFDDEVESIRFFECESQKSLKDELEEWLLFPALFALDESRYALMQRRIETLKSDSFTKDIHSLGLWVLGESGDVYTERFKTYLSMDAVDECNEIALFDEEGVKKLRLLPSLSTPKAYREIAPSNIKTFIELHQKKKITLLAKNEVLLRMVDLDALHVKWIQSERIVNIMSADEVILSLNKPLSKQKRKRVRIVLDELKNGDYVVHENYGIGIFKGLTQVSVLGATKDFVLIEYLGDDKLLLPVENLHVIDRYIGESGGLVSVDRLGKGSFQKLKAKTKERLLEIASEIIAIAAKREMVEGLNIAIENEELQAFQADAGFMYTEDQKRVIDEILVDFKSGKMMDRLLSGDVGFGKTEVAMNAIFATVQKGFQALLIAPTTLLCAQHFKSLSHRFAKYNIKVAQLDRFTTAAQKQLILKELKSGALQVCVGTHSLFDVELFNPALVVVDEEHKFGVKQKEKLKNFRENVHILSMSATPIPRSLNMALSSIKQYSQLLTPPSDREDVRTFVKEYDEKVIKEAILREMRRGGQIFFVHNRIATIEAKRKELLSMMPNLRILTLHSEISASVTEKEMLRFEEKAYDLLLSTSIIESGIHIPNVNTIMIDAADHFGMADLHQLRGRVGRSKRQGFCYFLVKEKESLSESAKKRLIALESNSYLGSGSILAYHDLEIRGGGNLVGEAQSGHLKNIGYALYLRMLEDAINALMGKTPVASREVDMKLSISAFISDSYIAEDRVRLELYRRLSRCGSIHEVLEIEEEMLDRFGKMDVPTKQFLQLIEIKILATQHHIVLVSNYGQMITLKYEDEKKQTLQSRSRDDDDVIDTVLHYLRNPS comes from the coding sequence TTGTTACAAGCAGCGTTTTATGAATTTTTACAAACAAAAAATGAGTGTGAACTTTTAGGGGTTAAGGGTGATAAAGAGGCATTTCTTGCTTCTGAAGTTGCTTTGTATTGTGGTAAAAAAAGTTATGTTTTACCTGATTTAAGAGCTAATTATGGGGATGATTTGCTCTCCTTTCATGAGGAAATGGTGGAGCTTTTACGTGTACTGTATGCTTTTTACCACGATGCTTCTTCTAAAAAAATTCTCATTTCTCCACTTCGAACCCTCTTAACGCCTCTTCCTAAAGTAGAACTCTTTTCAACCTTAACCTTAGCGTTTGGAATGCGTTTGCATCTGGAGCGTTTTCGTGAACAGATGTTTTATTGGGGTTACTTAGCCGTTGATGTCGTACAAGGTAAGGGTGAAATTTCAATACGAGGCGATATTATTGATATTTTTCCGCCTAACAGTGATTATGCTCTACGTATTAGCTTGTTTGATGATGAGGTAGAAAGTATTCGTTTTTTCGAGTGCGAGAGTCAAAAAAGTCTTAAAGATGAGTTAGAAGAGTGGCTTCTTTTTCCTGCGCTTTTTGCCTTAGATGAGAGTCGTTATGCGTTGATGCAAAGACGCATTGAAACGCTGAAAAGCGATAGCTTTACCAAAGACATTCACTCACTGGGCTTATGGGTTTTAGGGGAGAGTGGAGACGTTTATACAGAGCGTTTTAAAACGTATTTGAGTATGGATGCAGTCGACGAGTGTAATGAAATAGCTCTTTTTGATGAAGAAGGGGTGAAAAAACTGCGTTTACTTCCTTCTCTTTCTACTCCAAAAGCGTACCGTGAAATTGCGCCTAGTAACATTAAAACCTTTATAGAGCTGCACCAGAAAAAGAAGATAACCCTTTTAGCAAAGAATGAAGTTTTACTGCGTATGGTGGATCTGGATGCTTTACATGTAAAATGGATTCAGAGTGAACGCATTGTGAATATCATGAGTGCGGATGAGGTGATTCTCTCTTTAAATAAGCCTCTTAGCAAGCAAAAACGCAAACGTGTGCGCATTGTTCTTGATGAGCTGAAAAATGGCGATTATGTTGTACATGAAAATTATGGGATTGGTATTTTTAAGGGGTTAACACAGGTCAGTGTTTTAGGGGCGACAAAAGATTTTGTGTTGATAGAATATTTGGGTGATGACAAACTTCTTTTGCCTGTGGAAAATTTACATGTCATAGATCGATACATCGGTGAAAGCGGTGGATTGGTTAGTGTTGATCGCCTTGGTAAGGGAAGTTTTCAAAAACTTAAAGCTAAAACCAAAGAGCGTCTTTTAGAAATTGCCAGTGAGATTATTGCGATTGCGGCAAAGCGTGAGATGGTTGAAGGCTTAAACATCGCCATTGAAAACGAAGAACTTCAAGCGTTTCAAGCGGATGCGGGATTTATGTATACCGAAGATCAAAAGCGTGTGATTGATGAGATTTTGGTGGATTTTAAAAGCGGTAAAATGATGGACAGGCTCTTAAGTGGTGATGTCGGTTTTGGTAAAACGGAGGTGGCGATGAATGCCATTTTTGCGACAGTTCAAAAAGGATTTCAAGCATTGCTAATTGCGCCTACAACCCTTTTGTGTGCGCAACATTTCAAAAGTCTCTCCCATCGTTTTGCAAAATATAATATTAAAGTAGCGCAATTAGACCGCTTTACCACCGCAGCACAAAAACAGCTCATTTTAAAAGAGCTCAAGAGTGGCGCTTTACAGGTGTGCGTGGGAACGCATTCGCTTTTTGATGTTGAGCTTTTTAATCCTGCGTTAGTGGTTGTCGATGAAGAGCATAAATTTGGGGTCAAACAAAAAGAGAAACTGAAAAATTTTAGAGAAAATGTACACATTCTCTCCATGAGCGCAACCCCGATTCCTAGAAGTCTCAATATGGCGTTAAGCTCCATCAAACAGTATTCACAGCTTCTCACACCTCCTAGTGATAGAGAAGATGTTCGTACCTTTGTCAAAGAGTACGATGAAAAAGTGATTAAAGAGGCAATTTTGCGTGAAATGAGGCGGGGTGGTCAAATCTTTTTTGTGCACAATCGCATTGCGACCATTGAAGCAAAACGTAAAGAGTTACTCTCTATGATGCCCAATTTGCGTATTTTAACGCTTCACTCTGAAATTAGTGCCAGTGTGACCGAAAAAGAGATGTTGCGTTTTGAAGAGAAAGCGTATGACCTACTTTTAAGCACATCGATTATCGAATCGGGTATTCATATTCCTAATGTCAATACGATTATGATTGATGCGGCGGATCATTTTGGTATGGCAGATTTGCATCAGTTACGAGGGCGTGTAGGGCGCAGTAAACGCCAAGGCTTTTGTTACTTTTTAGTGAAAGAAAAAGAGAGTCTCTCCGAATCGGCTAAAAAACGTCTCATTGCGCTTGAGTCCAATTCCTATTTGGGGAGTGGTTCGATTTTAGCGTATCATGATTTGGAAATTCGAGGCGGTGGAAACTTAGTAGGCGAGGCGCAAAGTGGGCATCTTAAAAATATTGGGTATGCCTTGTATCTTAGGATGCTTGAGGATGCGATTAATGCGTTAATGGGAAAAACACCTGTGGCGTCACGAGAAGTGGATATGAAACTTTCCATTAGTGCGTTTATTAGCGATAGTTACATTGCTGAAGATAGGGTGCGCTTAGAGCTTTATAGGCGCTTGAGTCGTTGTGGAAGCATTCATGAGGTGCTTGAGATTGAAGAAGAGATGCTGGATCGTTTTGGGAAAATGGATGTGCCTACGAAACAATTTTTACAGCTTATTGAAATCAAAATTTTAGCGACACAACATCATATTGTCTTAGTTTCAAATTATGGGCAGATGATTACGTTGAAATATGAAGATGAGAAAAAACAAACCTTACAATCTCGTAGCAGAGATGATGACGATGTGATTGATACGGTTTTACACTATTTAAGGAATCCATCGTGA